Proteins encoded together in one Paracoccus sp. SMMA_5_TC window:
- a CDS encoding ABC transporter ATP-binding protein produces MTSQPGAEAFVVFDHVQKSYDGQTLVVKDLNLSIGKGEFLTMLGPSGSGKTTCLMMLAGFETATHGEIRLDGRNINDVPPHKRGIGMVFQNYALFPHMTVGENLSFPLEVRGMGRAEREQRIERALDMVQMGKFRNRRPAQLSGGQQQRIALARALVFDPKLVLMDEPLGALDKQLREHMQFEIKALHDRLGITVVYVTHDQGEALTMSDRIAVFNDGRIQQLAPPPVLYEQPENSFVAGFIGENNALRGTIEQLQGDKALVRLGNGELIDATAVNIRESGQATTVSIRPERVEFKPELMPANAHTIEARVCDVVYMGDILRARLSVAGQDDFVMKYRNTLGQVKLTPGQTIRIGWHPEDARALDPV; encoded by the coding sequence GTGACATCACAGCCCGGGGCAGAAGCCTTCGTTGTTTTTGATCACGTCCAGAAAAGCTATGATGGTCAGACGCTTGTGGTCAAGGATCTGAACCTTTCCATCGGAAAGGGCGAATTTCTGACCATGCTGGGCCCTTCGGGCTCGGGCAAGACCACCTGCCTGATGATGCTGGCGGGGTTCGAGACCGCCACCCATGGCGAGATCCGTCTGGACGGCCGCAACATCAATGACGTGCCGCCGCACAAGCGCGGGATCGGCATGGTATTCCAGAACTACGCCTTGTTTCCGCATATGACGGTGGGCGAGAACCTGTCCTTTCCGCTGGAGGTGCGCGGCATGGGCCGGGCCGAGCGCGAACAGCGCATCGAACGGGCGCTGGACATGGTGCAGATGGGCAAGTTTCGCAACCGTCGCCCGGCGCAACTGTCGGGCGGTCAGCAGCAGCGCATCGCGCTGGCCCGCGCGCTGGTTTTCGACCCGAAACTGGTATTGATGGACGAACCGCTGGGGGCGCTGGACAAGCAGTTGCGCGAACACATGCAGTTCGAGATCAAGGCATTGCATGATCGGCTGGGTATCACCGTGGTCTATGTCACCCACGATCAGGGCGAGGCGCTGACCATGTCGGATCGTATCGCGGTGTTCAACGATGGCCGCATCCAGCAGCTTGCGCCGCCGCCGGTGCTGTATGAACAGCCCGAAAACAGTTTCGTGGCCGGGTTCATCGGCGAAAACAACGCGCTGCGCGGAACGATCGAGCAGCTTCAGGGGGACAAGGCCCTGGTTCGCCTGGGCAATGGCGAACTGATCGATGCCACCGCCGTGAACATTCGCGAAAGCGGTCAGGCCACGACCGTTTCGATCCGCCCCGAACGGGTGGAATTCAAGCCCGAGCTGATGCCCGCGAATGCCCATACCATCGAGGCCAGGGTCTGCGACGTGGTCTATATGGGCGATATCCTGCGGGCGCGCCTGTCGGTGGCCGGACAGGACGATTTCGTAATGAAATATCGCAACACCCTGGGCCAGGTGAAGCTGACGCCCGGCCAGACCATCCGCATCGGCTGGCATCCCGAGGACGCCCGCGCCCTCGACCCGGTCTGA
- a CDS encoding ABC transporter substrate-binding protein, protein MKRTLILTSALVAVASMGHAQDKQVNLLSWGGAYGNSHVQAYAKPFEEKTGIKVVVSDADNPATPVKAQVEAGNVSIDVASVEYADAVRLCDEGLLEPIDPAILTPAPDGTAAADDFIEGAITDCFVGTDVYSMILAYDDGKFPDAKPAGPADFFDTAKFPGKRTMRKGAKFNLEFALMADGVAPDQVYEVLGTPEGVDRAFAKLDSIKKDVIWWEAGAQPPQLLADGEVSMAFAFNGRIFNAAQAEGKPFKIVWDGQIYEMEGWVMPKGAPNAEAAREFIAFSTSTEPQARAAEFISYGPPRKSAAALVGNIDGTDVPMGPNLPTYADNMQQALASNLDFWVDHDAELQERFNAWLAAN, encoded by the coding sequence ATGAAACGCACTTTGATCCTGACCTCTGCCCTGGTGGCGGTGGCAAGCATGGGCCATGCCCAGGACAAGCAGGTCAACCTGCTGTCCTGGGGCGGCGCCTATGGCAACAGCCACGTCCAGGCCTATGCCAAGCCTTTCGAGGAAAAGACCGGCATCAAGGTCGTGGTCTCGGATGCCGACAACCCCGCCACCCCCGTGAAAGCCCAGGTCGAGGCGGGCAATGTCTCGATCGACGTGGCCTCGGTCGAATATGCCGATGCTGTGCGGCTGTGCGACGAAGGGCTGCTGGAGCCCATCGACCCGGCGATCCTGACCCCGGCGCCGGACGGCACCGCGGCTGCTGATGACTTCATCGAAGGCGCGATCACTGACTGTTTTGTCGGCACCGATGTCTATTCGATGATCCTGGCCTATGATGACGGCAAGTTCCCGGATGCCAAGCCGGCCGGTCCGGCGGATTTCTTCGATACTGCCAAGTTCCCCGGCAAGCGCACCATGCGCAAGGGCGCCAAGTTCAATCTTGAATTCGCGCTGATGGCCGATGGCGTCGCGCCCGATCAGGTCTATGAGGTGCTGGGCACCCCCGAAGGCGTCGACCGCGCCTTTGCCAAGCTGGACAGCATCAAGAAGGACGTGATCTGGTGGGAGGCGGGCGCCCAGCCGCCGCAGCTGCTGGCCGATGGCGAAGTCAGCATGGCCTTCGCCTTCAACGGCCGGATCTTCAACGCCGCGCAGGCCGAGGGCAAGCCCTTCAAGATCGTCTGGGACGGGCAGATCTACGAAATGGAAGGCTGGGTCATGCCCAAGGGTGCCCCCAACGCCGAGGCTGCGCGCGAGTTCATCGCCTTTTCCACCTCGACCGAACCGCAGGCGCGGGCGGCGGAATTCATCAGCTATGGCCCGCCGCGCAAATCCGCCGCGGCGCTGGTCGGCAATATCGACGGCACCGACGTGCCGATGGGGCCGAACCTGCCCACCTATGCCGACAACATGCAGCAGGCGCTGGCCTCGAACCTGGATTTCTGGGTCGATCATGATGCCGAGCTGCAAGAGCGGTTCAACGCCTGGCTGGCGGCGAACTGA
- a CDS encoding ABC transporter substrate-binding protein — protein sequence MRRILILTSALCSLGLAAQAQNKEVNVVSWGGAYEKSQVEAYNKPFTEKTGIKVNMIAADNPATPLKAQVEAKNITGDVFDIEVSDAIRLCDEGALVEIDPASLPPAPDGTPAAEDFIDGALQDCAVANIFWGTVIAFDTTKFSGEKPSSAKDFFDTEKFPGKRGLPKNPKRTLYLALIADGVAPDQIYEQLSTPEGVDRAFAKLDSIKKDVVWWEAGAQPVQLLADGEVVMATGYNGRFFDAMVGEGKPFEIIWDGQYMDMDMFAIPKGSPNPEAAMEYLKFATDTQRLADQTKWIAYGPARKSSAALVGLYQDGKTEMGPYMPTNPEYMKTAVMDDPEFWADHSAELSERFNSWLAAN from the coding sequence ATGCGTCGTATACTGATCCTGACCTCGGCCCTGTGCAGCCTGGGCCTGGCCGCACAGGCCCAGAACAAGGAGGTCAATGTCGTCTCTTGGGGCGGCGCCTATGAAAAGTCCCAGGTCGAGGCCTATAACAAGCCCTTTACCGAAAAGACCGGGATCAAGGTCAACATGATTGCCGCCGACAACCCGGCAACCCCGCTGAAAGCCCAGGTCGAGGCCAAGAACATCACCGGCGACGTGTTCGACATCGAGGTGTCGGACGCCATCCGCCTGTGCGACGAGGGCGCACTGGTCGAAATCGACCCCGCCAGCCTGCCGCCTGCGCCCGATGGGACGCCCGCGGCCGAGGATTTCATCGACGGGGCCCTTCAGGACTGCGCGGTCGCCAATATCTTCTGGGGCACCGTGATCGCCTTTGACACCACCAAGTTCAGCGGCGAAAAACCTTCGTCGGCCAAGGATTTCTTCGACACCGAGAAATTCCCCGGCAAACGCGGCCTGCCCAAGAATCCCAAGCGCACGCTGTATCTGGCGCTGATCGCCGATGGCGTCGCCCCCGACCAGATCTATGAACAGCTGTCGACCCCGGAAGGCGTCGACCGCGCCTTTGCCAAGCTGGACAGCATCAAGAAGGACGTGGTCTGGTGGGAGGCCGGCGCCCAGCCGGTGCAGCTGCTGGCCGATGGCGAGGTGGTCATGGCCACCGGCTACAACGGCCGCTTCTTCGATGCCATGGTCGGCGAGGGCAAGCCCTTCGAGATCATCTGGGACGGGCAATACATGGACATGGACATGTTCGCCATTCCCAAGGGCTCGCCCAACCCCGAAGCGGCCATGGAATACCTGAAATTCGCCACCGACACCCAGCGGCTGGCCGATCAGACCAAATGGATCGCCTATGGCCCGGCGCGGAAGTCCTCGGCGGCGCTTGTGGGGCTGTATCAGGACGGCAAGACCGAGATGGGGCCCTATATGCCCACTAATCCCGAATACATGAAAACCGCGGTGATGGATGATCCCGAGTTCTGGGCAGATCACTCCGCCGAACTGTCCGAGCGGTTTAACAGCTGGCTGGCCGCGAACTGA
- a CDS encoding ABC transporter permease: protein MANALDPHAAIATQAGGVDTDGGLRTADGQPLARALARSSRRARRRAFLLVLPLLLFVLITFVLPIGQMLQRSVKNDGFSANMPQLSAWFAENPRGTEPDEAAWAALAADLTAAAQNRTIGVVGTRINYDMPGTRSLFTSAGRKLRDGLEPPYRDAVLALDRKWGDARLWSVMREAASPYTGNFYLAAMDRTRDEQGQIVQAPEQQRIYLKLFLRTFWLSLVITGTTFLLGFPIAHLLATLPMRQSNLLMILVLLPFWTSLLVRTTAWMVLLQQQGVVNDILVWLGIIGDGSRLQMIFNQTGTIIAMTHILLPFMILPLYSVMRTINPSYVRAARSLGATSWTAFRRIYFPQTLPGLGAGALLVFILAVGYYITPALVGGSTGQLISNMIAMHMTQTLNWSMAAALAALLLAGVLILYWLYDRLVGIDNLKLG, encoded by the coding sequence ATGGCCAATGCGCTGGACCCCCATGCTGCCATCGCCACCCAGGCGGGCGGCGTCGATACCGACGGAGGCTTGAGGACAGCCGACGGCCAGCCTTTGGCACGGGCGCTGGCGCGCAGTTCGCGCCGGGCGCGTCGCCGTGCCTTTCTGCTGGTGCTGCCCTTGCTGCTGTTCGTGTTGATCACCTTCGTGCTGCCGATCGGGCAGATGTTGCAACGATCGGTCAAGAACGATGGCTTTTCGGCCAACATGCCGCAGCTCAGCGCCTGGTTCGCCGAAAACCCCCGCGGCACGGAACCGGATGAGGCTGCCTGGGCCGCATTGGCCGCGGACCTGACTGCGGCCGCGCAGAATCGCACCATTGGTGTTGTCGGCACCCGGATCAATTACGACATGCCGGGCACGCGATCGCTGTTCACCTCGGCCGGGCGCAAGCTGCGCGACGGGCTGGAGCCGCCTTATCGCGACGCCGTGCTGGCGCTGGATCGCAAATGGGGGGATGCACGGCTTTGGTCGGTGATGCGCGAGGCCGCCTCGCCCTATACCGGCAACTTCTATCTTGCCGCCATGGATCGCACCCGTGACGAGCAGGGCCAGATCGTGCAGGCGCCCGAACAGCAACGCATCTATCTGAAGCTGTTCCTGCGCACCTTCTGGCTGTCGCTGGTCATCACCGGAACAACCTTCCTTCTGGGCTTTCCGATCGCGCATCTTCTGGCGACCTTGCCCATGCGACAATCGAACCTGCTGATGATCCTGGTCCTGCTGCCGTTCTGGACCTCGCTTCTGGTGCGGACGACAGCCTGGATGGTGCTGTTGCAGCAGCAGGGCGTGGTCAACGACATCCTGGTCTGGCTGGGCATCATCGGGGACGGGTCGCGTCTGCAGATGATCTTCAACCAGACCGGCACCATTATCGCCATGACGCATATCCTGCTGCCGTTCATGATCCTGCCGCTGTATTCGGTGATGCGCACCATCAACCCGTCCTATGTCCGTGCGGCACGGTCGCTGGGCGCGACCAGCTGGACCGCGTTCCGGCGCATCTATTTCCCGCAGACCCTGCCTGGCTTGGGGGCCGGGGCATTGCTGGTGTTCATTCTGGCGGTCGGCTACTACATCACGCCGGCGCTGGTCGGCGGTTCGACCGGGCAGCTGATCTCCAACATGATCGCGATGCACATGACCCAGACGCTGAACTGGTCCATGGCGGCGGCCCTGGCGGCATTGCTGCTGGCCGGGGTGCTGATCCTTTACTGGCTCTATGACCGCCTTGTCGGCATCGACAACCTGAAGCTGGGGTAA